From a region of the Vibrio orientalis CIP 102891 = ATCC 33934 genome:
- a CDS encoding ABC transporter permease: MAVEEKAELNKRFIRWSLSEIKQGQLWPVTIALVLIMACIFALSALAERMEQVVVKQGKEALTADTVFVSANPIDASFEQLIESYALTHTTQTRFATMAFSDNGMKLITVKAVDEQYPLQGEFRLTDDQAVFGKVKPGELWLDERLFNQLDVTIGDGVTVGDADFVVTGRILEEPGLSFNPFQQMPSAFIHSADLDKTGAIQLGSRVRYSVFLNGDSDVIEQLKQNVELTPSDRWRDQNSASRTNEVFQRTEQYLSLTVAIVVIMAATTLVLTCQHYVATRRKTIAMLKSLGASKAWVTRWLITQVTILLVTAVVIGIALGIGLEFLLRIPLVDLLPNPLPSYGIKPALIAISTSILIAVPALGIPLIGLVNVSAVNVMQEGEQRQVGLGRFALILVPVIPMLITYYDNLFVWIVLGGMVSLFILLALISVVITRLLAKVPLNTAFKLALSRINRSVSATGVQFGALALSLMLLSTMWLVRTDLLTDWQRTLPADAPNAFALNIAPYEKDAYLKVLDDNAIARSDAYPIIRGRLVNINGQDAKSQAQGEEGSDVLRREINFTFADANPNHNEIIRGDWSQKGGVSVEADVARDFGLNVGDELSFVINSHEVTASVNSIRNVEWRDMKPNFYFIFTPDVLADIPATYLVSFRVEESNDQVLNALSRQHPTVSLMDIRVMGEKIQQLLSQIVWSITLLAAIGVVSGLLLIFTLLRLSLGQRQDEIQLYRTLGASRKRVQQTIWAEYGLMALVASFIAIIGSELVVGAIMSYGFELTPNLHQLLWIALPSGTFFTLALVVNSLIKRLLTPVNKAFS; the protein is encoded by the coding sequence ATGGCTGTTGAGGAAAAAGCAGAGCTAAATAAACGATTTATACGCTGGAGCCTAAGTGAGATTAAACAAGGGCAGCTTTGGCCTGTGACCATTGCTCTTGTTTTGATTATGGCCTGTATTTTTGCTTTGAGTGCCCTTGCTGAGCGTATGGAGCAGGTAGTCGTAAAGCAAGGAAAAGAAGCGTTGACGGCTGATACGGTTTTCGTGTCAGCAAATCCAATAGATGCGTCTTTTGAACAACTCATTGAATCTTACGCGTTAACCCATACCACTCAAACTCGTTTCGCCACAATGGCATTTAGTGATAACGGCATGAAGCTTATTACTGTTAAAGCTGTTGATGAACAATATCCGCTGCAAGGGGAGTTTAGGCTAACTGATGATCAGGCCGTGTTTGGCAAAGTTAAGCCTGGCGAACTATGGCTTGATGAACGTCTGTTTAACCAACTTGATGTCACTATTGGTGACGGTGTCACGGTTGGCGATGCGGATTTCGTCGTTACAGGGCGTATCTTAGAAGAGCCGGGTCTGAGTTTTAACCCATTTCAGCAAATGCCATCTGCGTTTATCCACTCTGCTGATTTGGACAAAACTGGCGCGATTCAACTCGGCAGCCGAGTTCGTTATAGCGTCTTCCTCAATGGGGATAGTGATGTTATTGAGCAGCTTAAACAAAATGTTGAGCTTACGCCGAGTGATCGTTGGCGTGATCAAAATAGTGCCAGTCGCACCAATGAAGTATTTCAGCGCACCGAGCAATATCTCTCCTTAACCGTCGCCATCGTTGTGATCATGGCGGCGACAACGCTCGTATTGACCTGTCAGCATTATGTCGCCACACGCCGTAAGACTATCGCAATGCTAAAAAGCCTAGGTGCGAGTAAAGCTTGGGTAACGCGTTGGCTGATAACGCAAGTCACCATCTTATTGGTGACGGCTGTAGTGATCGGAATTGCATTGGGGATAGGTCTCGAGTTTTTGCTGAGGATCCCTTTAGTCGACCTGCTACCTAATCCGTTACCTAGCTACGGCATTAAACCGGCCCTGATTGCGATCAGTACCAGCATATTAATTGCAGTGCCTGCGTTGGGTATTCCGCTAATCGGTTTAGTCAATGTCAGTGCTGTGAATGTGATGCAAGAGGGTGAACAGCGCCAAGTTGGACTAGGTCGTTTTGCATTGATTCTGGTGCCAGTGATTCCAATGTTGATCACCTACTATGACAACCTGTTCGTTTGGATAGTTCTTGGTGGCATGGTCTCGCTATTTATTTTGTTAGCGTTAATCAGTGTTGTGATTACTCGATTACTGGCGAAGGTGCCGTTAAATACGGCATTTAAGTTAGCGTTAAGTCGAATTAACCGCTCGGTATCTGCGACCGGGGTACAATTTGGCGCGTTAGCACTATCACTGATGCTGCTCTCTACGATGTGGTTGGTGAGAACTGATTTACTGACCGATTGGCAACGAACTTTACCTGCAGATGCGCCAAACGCGTTTGCGCTCAATATTGCGCCCTATGAGAAAGATGCCTATTTGAAGGTGCTTGATGACAACGCCATTGCACGTTCAGACGCTTACCCAATTATTAGAGGACGTTTGGTCAACATAAATGGGCAAGATGCCAAGTCACAAGCGCAAGGGGAAGAAGGGTCTGATGTTCTAAGGCGAGAGATTAACTTTACGTTTGCTGACGCTAATCCAAATCACAATGAAATCATTCGTGGCGATTGGAGCCAAAAAGGTGGGGTGTCCGTTGAAGCCGATGTCGCACGCGATTTCGGCTTAAACGTGGGAGATGAACTTAGCTTTGTTATTAACAGTCATGAGGTGACCGCAAGCGTCAATTCGATAAGAAATGTCGAGTGGCGGGATATGAAACCCAACTTCTATTTCATCTTCACTCCTGATGTGCTGGCAGATATTCCGGCGACGTATTTAGTGAGTTTCCGAGTTGAGGAAAGTAACGACCAAGTACTGAACGCGCTTTCTAGGCAGCACCCAACCGTGAGCCTGATGGATATACGAGTAATGGGAGAGAAGATTCAGCAGCTACTGTCACAAATAGTTTGGTCAATTACCCTTTTGGCTGCAATCGGTGTGGTGTCGGGCTTATTGTTGATATTTACTCTACTACGATTGAGTTTGGGTCAAAGACAAGACGAGATACAGTTATATCGGACCTTAGGTGCGAGCCGGAAGCGCGTACAACAAACCATATGGGCAGAATATGGGTTGATGGCCTTGGTGGCGAGTTTTATTGCAATTATTGGTTCAGAGCTGGTTGTTGGCGCCATTATGTCATATGGGTTCGAGTTAACCCCAAACCTTCATCAACTGCTTTGGATTGCACTACCTAGTGGCACGTTTTTCACACTTGCATTAGTTGTGAACAGTCTTATAAAACGGCTGTTAACCCCTGTAAATAAAGCGTTTAGCTAA
- a CDS encoding bifunctional diguanylate cyclase/phosphodiesterase, producing the protein MSKLNTSNMIVPDELASGWQEIVNLLAEIISVPAALIMRVHQDHIEVFSANNNRKHPYHIGDTEALGHGLYCETVINENRQLLVPNAAIDEQWCNNPDMRFGLIAYCGLPLQWPNGDPFGTICVLDDNENHFSATYQQLLNAFKLSVEAQLTTVYQNHHLQQLNSELESRVTTRTQDLVDLNYSLNQEIDKRRAAERTIRYQQRHDLGTGFLNRVALEQHTNRLLATITPHSKHKVGVIHIGFTNGRRIQAKHGYAMWENILIEFKQRLISQSNYKLITARPRSTDLVFVFESNHLDEDINLLSRELVEVSQSAFYLDGENLHLHSYIGIASSDDTSSSKTLLKYAAGAMQSCKDSGHKFSFHCQHISDTQKNINQLESYLLQAVRNDDLLLYFQPKVSPKTHKWIGAEALIRWRHPILGDISNETLIHLAEQNGLIFEVGSFVLRSAIQKAAEWRGKVQDFKVSINVSAVQLQSPQFTTQIEDLLAAYQLPGAYIELEITESGLIADEVVAKNTLQSLSDLGVTLSLDDFGTGYASFNYLKKFPFDAIKVDRSFVQQLDTSEEDKEIVRSIISIAKKLDLEVTVEGIENPDHEAFIVSEGCDVGQGYLYGKPMPCDEFESHLINQNYRPEHYSYSS; encoded by the coding sequence ATGTCCAAGCTGAACACAAGTAACATGATCGTTCCTGACGAGTTAGCTTCAGGGTGGCAAGAAATAGTAAATCTATTAGCAGAAATCATCTCCGTCCCTGCAGCTCTGATTATGCGTGTTCATCAGGATCATATCGAAGTATTTTCCGCTAACAATAACCGCAAACATCCCTACCATATTGGCGATACTGAAGCATTAGGCCACGGCCTCTATTGCGAAACCGTCATTAATGAAAATCGTCAGTTGTTAGTCCCTAATGCCGCAATAGATGAACAGTGGTGTAATAACCCCGATATGCGCTTTGGGCTCATAGCGTATTGTGGATTACCACTACAATGGCCCAACGGAGACCCATTTGGCACCATCTGTGTTCTCGATGATAATGAGAACCACTTTTCTGCAACCTACCAACAGCTACTCAACGCTTTTAAACTCTCGGTTGAAGCTCAATTGACGACGGTTTATCAAAACCATCACTTACAACAGCTAAACTCTGAACTCGAATCTCGGGTAACGACTCGTACTCAAGATTTGGTCGACTTAAATTACTCACTTAATCAAGAAATTGATAAACGTAGAGCGGCTGAACGTACGATTCGATATCAGCAAAGACACGACCTTGGCACTGGTTTCCTTAACCGGGTCGCGCTTGAACAGCACACCAATCGGCTGCTAGCTACAATAACACCCCACTCAAAACATAAAGTGGGTGTTATACATATTGGATTTACCAATGGCCGCCGTATCCAAGCCAAGCACGGTTATGCGATGTGGGAAAATATTCTGATTGAGTTTAAACAACGTCTCATCTCGCAGAGTAACTATAAACTGATTACTGCACGCCCTAGATCAACTGACTTGGTTTTTGTATTTGAATCCAATCACCTTGATGAAGACATTAATTTGTTAAGCCGTGAATTAGTCGAGGTGAGCCAATCTGCTTTTTATCTTGATGGTGAGAATCTCCACTTGCATAGCTATATTGGTATCGCCAGTTCGGATGACACTTCGAGTTCCAAAACCTTGTTAAAATACGCAGCGGGGGCGATGCAATCCTGTAAAGACTCAGGGCATAAGTTTAGCTTTCATTGCCAGCACATCTCGGACACACAAAAAAACATCAATCAATTAGAAAGCTACCTATTGCAAGCGGTGCGTAACGATGACTTGTTGCTTTACTTCCAACCTAAGGTTTCACCAAAAACGCATAAGTGGATTGGTGCAGAGGCACTCATTCGTTGGCGCCACCCTATCCTTGGTGACATATCAAACGAAACGTTAATTCACTTGGCGGAACAAAACGGCCTTATCTTTGAAGTAGGCAGTTTCGTATTGCGCTCTGCCATTCAAAAAGCCGCCGAATGGAGAGGAAAAGTTCAAGACTTTAAAGTGAGCATCAATGTCTCTGCCGTTCAGTTGCAAAGCCCTCAGTTTACGACGCAAATAGAAGATCTATTGGCAGCCTATCAACTGCCCGGCGCTTACATTGAACTTGAGATAACGGAAAGTGGATTGATTGCTGATGAAGTTGTAGCAAAGAATACATTGCAGTCATTAAGTGATCTAGGAGTGACGTTGTCACTTGATGACTTTGGTACAGGCTATGCTTCATTCAATTATTTGAAGAAGTTTCCTTTTGATGCCATTAAGGTAGACCGCAGTTTCGTTCAGCAACTCGACACTAGCGAAGAAGATAAAGAAATTGTGCGTTCAATTATCAGTATCGCAAAAAAACTCGATCTCGAAGTCACGGTTGAAGGTATTGAAAATCCAGACCATGAAGCGTTTATCGTCAGCGAAGGCTGTGATGTTGGCCAAGGCTATCTTTATGGTAAGCCTATGCCCTGCGATGAATTTGAGAGCCATTTGATCAATCAAAACTATCGACCGGAACATTATTCTTATTCATCTTAA
- a CDS encoding ABC-ATPase domain-containing protein: protein MDQLTATLKKIEKQNYRAYQQIKGQYDFTDYTFFIDYVQGDPYASASRVRAVRPWSVTGLAWLRDQSDAYQIAARDFIARSFADFAKQEQSIDIALTGQTVLDSTAVLFTEQGIELRFRINLPAEGRTVLGKKTDNILTFHLPKFIRRATLERELDKDALIKHCQIVEDQVAMRNQLDEKGLIAFVGNGSVLPRIAGNCDLPMKDAVTFSAPKSLEVSLTTPNQGEIIGLGIPKGITLIVGGGFHGKSTLLNAIERSIYNHIPGDGREWIVTNNEAMKIRAEDGRCVHNLNLSNYINHLPMGKNTADFSTQDASGSTSQAAWLQESIEAGAQAMLIDEDTSATNFMIRDERMQALVSKGDEPITPLVDRIGQLRDELSISTVIVMGGSGDYLDVADTVIQMHDYQAVDVTEKAKQVIAQHPTQRANESESLLETFPPRQLNCASLQKILAEGKFRISAKGKDSLRFGKEFADLSALEQLESTNELQAIGWVWFQLAQHPGWSKNPAKEVAKQLEGDWSNMMPNQGDLAKPRTLDVMAALNRMRKSQFKASH from the coding sequence ATGGACCAACTTACCGCGACCTTAAAAAAGATCGAAAAGCAAAACTATCGTGCATATCAGCAAATCAAAGGCCAATACGATTTTACTGACTACACATTTTTTATCGATTATGTACAGGGCGACCCATATGCCTCTGCATCACGTGTAAGAGCAGTAAGACCTTGGTCTGTCACTGGCCTCGCTTGGTTACGCGACCAATCAGATGCCTACCAGATCGCTGCGCGCGACTTCATTGCTCGCAGTTTTGCTGATTTCGCGAAACAGGAACAAAGCATTGATATCGCATTAACGGGCCAAACCGTGCTCGATAGCACAGCGGTATTATTTACTGAACAAGGGATTGAGCTTCGTTTTAGAATCAACCTACCTGCTGAAGGTAGAACCGTTCTTGGCAAGAAAACTGACAACATCTTAACGTTTCATCTTCCTAAGTTTATTCGTCGTGCAACCTTGGAGCGCGAGTTAGACAAAGACGCATTGATTAAGCATTGCCAAATCGTCGAAGACCAAGTAGCCATGCGTAATCAACTTGATGAAAAAGGGCTGATTGCATTCGTGGGTAATGGTTCTGTTCTACCACGAATCGCAGGTAACTGTGACCTACCGATGAAAGATGCGGTGACTTTCAGCGCTCCTAAATCGCTTGAAGTTTCACTGACAACCCCAAACCAAGGGGAAATTATCGGTCTTGGTATTCCAAAAGGCATCACATTGATCGTCGGTGGTGGTTTTCATGGTAAATCAACATTGTTGAATGCCATTGAACGTTCGATCTATAACCATATTCCAGGTGATGGTCGCGAATGGATTGTCACCAATAATGAGGCAATGAAAATCCGTGCGGAAGATGGGCGTTGTGTTCATAACCTCAACCTGTCTAACTATATTAATCACCTGCCAATGGGCAAAAATACTGCCGATTTTTCAACTCAAGACGCTTCTGGTTCTACTTCACAAGCAGCTTGGCTACAAGAATCGATTGAAGCTGGCGCACAAGCAATGCTTATCGATGAAGATACATCTGCGACCAACTTTATGATTCGTGATGAACGCATGCAGGCACTGGTATCTAAAGGTGACGAACCGATTACTCCATTGGTTGATCGTATTGGCCAATTAAGAGATGAGCTAAGTATCTCAACTGTTATTGTTATGGGTGGCTCTGGTGACTACCTAGATGTCGCAGATACGGTTATTCAGATGCATGATTACCAAGCTGTCGATGTTACAGAGAAAGCTAAACAAGTGATCGCTCAGCACCCTACTCAGCGCGCTAATGAAAGTGAATCACTGTTAGAGACGTTTCCTCCACGTCAATTAAACTGCGCTTCATTGCAAAAAATTCTCGCTGAAGGTAAATTTCGAATCTCCGCTAAAGGAAAGGATTCGTTGCGCTTTGGCAAAGAGTTTGCGGATTTAAGTGCCTTAGAGCAATTAGAATCAACGAATGAGTTACAAGCGATTGGTTGGGTTTGGTTCCAACTGGCACAACACCCGGGTTGGTCAAAGAACCCAGCGAAAGAGGTAGCGAAACAACTGGAAGGTGATTGGTCAAATATGATGCCTAATCAAGGTGACCTTGCTAAACCACGCACATTAGATGTCATGGCCGCATTAAACCGCATGCGTAAATCGCAGTTCAAAGCGTCGCATTAA
- the fabV gene encoding enoyl-ACP reductase FabV, whose amino-acid sequence MIIKSVIDGVVARTAHPLGCKEAVRQQIEYAESSQQIVDGPKRVLIIGGSSGFGLASRIALTFGGSKADTISVSYEKGPSEKGVGTAGYYNNHYFKQFAEQAGRTAINIQGDAFSPQTKAQVVEAIETYFEGEVDLIVYSVASGVRHESDNLWRSVIKPIGEPVSGTTLVLETDEWQDTTLAPASAEEIDATVKVMGGEDWEAWIDALINSESIGSGCKTIAFSYIGPCVTHPIYLEGTLGAAKADLHQTSHSLNLKLANFDGGAYATVCKALVTKASAYIPGFSPYITALYQVMKQKGTHEGCIEQMQRLFTTKLYNVSPVPVDNERLIRIDNLELDPDTQREVTALLAQLNESNFTQLADYEGFKQEFMKLNGFGFENIDYSKKVDIDSYVK is encoded by the coding sequence ATGATTATCAAATCGGTAATAGATGGAGTAGTTGCTCGCACCGCTCACCCACTCGGGTGTAAAGAAGCAGTGCGCCAGCAGATAGAATATGCTGAATCATCTCAACAAATTGTCGATGGTCCAAAGCGTGTTCTTATTATTGGTGGTTCATCAGGGTTTGGCTTGGCTTCACGTATCGCCCTGACCTTCGGCGGTTCAAAAGCGGATACCATTAGTGTCTCGTATGAAAAAGGCCCTTCTGAAAAGGGCGTCGGGACAGCAGGTTACTATAACAACCACTATTTTAAACAGTTTGCTGAACAAGCTGGCCGAACAGCGATTAATATCCAAGGTGATGCCTTTTCTCCACAAACCAAAGCTCAAGTTGTTGAAGCGATAGAAACCTATTTCGAGGGTGAAGTAGACCTTATCGTCTATAGCGTCGCGAGTGGCGTTCGCCATGAATCTGACAACCTATGGCGTTCAGTTATCAAACCAATCGGTGAACCTGTCTCAGGAACAACACTGGTGCTAGAGACCGACGAGTGGCAGGACACAACTTTAGCGCCTGCGTCGGCAGAAGAAATTGATGCAACAGTCAAGGTAATGGGCGGAGAAGACTGGGAAGCTTGGATTGACGCCCTAATTAACTCTGAGTCTATTGGTTCAGGATGTAAAACCATTGCCTTTTCATATATCGGCCCATGTGTCACTCACCCTATCTATCTTGAAGGGACATTAGGAGCAGCCAAGGCAGATTTACACCAAACCAGTCATTCACTCAATCTAAAACTCGCCAATTTTGATGGCGGCGCGTATGCAACGGTTTGTAAGGCTCTTGTGACTAAAGCGAGTGCTTATATTCCTGGGTTTAGTCCTTACATTACCGCCCTGTATCAAGTAATGAAACAGAAAGGCACTCATGAAGGTTGTATTGAGCAAATGCAGCGCCTGTTCACGACGAAATTATACAACGTGAGCCCTGTTCCAGTTGATAACGAACGCCTCATCCGTATCGACAATCTAGAGCTAGATCCTGATACCCAACGCGAAGTAACGGCGTTATTGGCTCAACTTAACGAGTCTAATTTTACGCAACTCGCTGATTACGAGGGATTTAAGCAAGAGTTTATGAAACTAAATGGCTTCGGATTCGAAAACATTGACTACTCGAAGAAAGTCGATATTGATAGTTATGTAAAATAA
- a CDS encoding FAD-dependent oxidoreductase: MQPHNDNAMHTRIAIIGGGIAGATTALHLAELGLNVTLIEKGAGLVSGPPICHLHAGGNLYREIDTEQCIELLKQSIETVRLYPNTINHRPTVIAVPYSDGGSPEELYERLITIQKCYAELVKIDSANKVLGEPNDYYCFYSKEDLEALATKSQPANPQTIDEWMIPFAKHTDLEGLKFPVVAVQEHGWSVFRIAASATLALEKMPNCQLLTNTEVVGVEEQSDGWKIEYLASNGERKITEVDYLVNACGYETGAIDDLANKPRERLVEFKAAYVTQWDSCDELWPEVIFHGPRGTPNGMAQLTPYPNGIFQLHGMTKDITLFEDGLVATQGKSSQPLLPNRLIKKIKKGWNDDVIIDRSRRAINHMARFVPTYGSAHEYGTPLFGAQQIPGKDDTLRAADVTFEGEHYARVEVVKGSSALEAAVKLVDTWELYEYGGKSVEQLHPVSMALTHQDVESKAVQLAMERGYPEWLARYYGVKQ; encoded by the coding sequence ATGCAACCTCATAACGACAACGCGATGCACACTAGAATTGCCATTATCGGTGGTGGTATAGCTGGTGCAACTACCGCATTACACCTAGCTGAGCTTGGCCTAAACGTCACTTTGATTGAGAAAGGGGCTGGCTTGGTGAGCGGTCCTCCCATCTGTCATTTACATGCTGGTGGAAATTTGTACAGAGAGATTGATACGGAGCAGTGTATTGAGCTGCTCAAGCAATCTATCGAAACGGTTCGTCTATATCCAAATACGATTAACCATCGACCAACCGTCATTGCGGTTCCCTACAGCGATGGCGGAAGCCCTGAAGAGCTTTACGAACGGCTGATTACGATTCAAAAGTGTTATGCTGAGCTAGTGAAAATTGATAGTGCGAACAAAGTCCTTGGTGAACCTAATGACTACTATTGTTTTTACAGTAAAGAGGATCTAGAAGCACTGGCGACAAAGTCTCAGCCAGCAAACCCTCAAACTATCGATGAATGGATGATTCCATTTGCCAAGCATACTGACCTCGAAGGTCTAAAGTTCCCCGTGGTTGCGGTTCAAGAGCATGGCTGGAGTGTTTTTCGTATTGCTGCATCAGCGACGCTTGCCTTAGAGAAAATGCCCAATTGCCAGTTGCTCACGAATACTGAAGTGGTTGGTGTTGAAGAGCAATCTGATGGTTGGAAGATTGAATACCTAGCGAGTAATGGCGAGCGTAAGATCACAGAGGTTGATTACCTAGTGAATGCATGTGGCTATGAAACCGGGGCAATCGATGATTTAGCCAATAAACCACGTGAACGTTTAGTTGAGTTTAAAGCGGCTTACGTGACCCAATGGGATTCATGCGATGAACTGTGGCCTGAAGTTATCTTTCATGGGCCAAGAGGGACGCCGAATGGTATGGCACAGTTGACGCCTTATCCGAATGGTATATTTCAGCTACATGGTATGACGAAGGATATTACCTTATTTGAGGATGGTCTTGTCGCGACGCAGGGGAAATCTTCTCAGCCGTTGCTGCCAAACCGTTTGATCAAGAAAATCAAAAAGGGTTGGAACGACGATGTGATCATTGACCGCAGTCGGCGCGCTATCAATCATATGGCTCGTTTTGTTCCTACATATGGAAGTGCACATGAATATGGAACTCCATTATTTGGCGCTCAACAAATTCCGGGTAAAGACGACACTTTGCGAGCAGCGGATGTCACATTTGAAGGTGAACATTACGCGCGCGTTGAAGTGGTAAAAGGGTCGTCAGCGTTGGAGGCGGCAGTCAAACTCGTTGATACGTGGGAACTGTATGAGTATGGCGGAAAATCTGTTGAGCAGCTCCATCCTGTCAGTATGGCATTGACTCATCAAGACGTTGAGAGCAAAGCTGTTCAACTTGCGATGGAAAGGGGTTATCCAGAATGGCTTGCACGTTACTATGGTGTAAAACAATAG
- the tesA gene encoding multifunctional acyl-CoA thioesterase I/protease I/lysophospholipase L1 gives MFRRLSFLVLILVLNPAYSKTLMVFGDSLSAGYQMPIAKAWPSLLPADLKSKGQTVTVVNASISGDTTGNGLARLPNLLEQHQPDYVLIELGANDGLRGFPPGLVQNNLTQIIRLIRESGANPLLMQIHVLPNYGKRYTEAFSAVYPSVSQSLDIPLLPFFLEGVIIKPEWMMEDGLHPKPEAQAWISNFVAEQLINHL, from the coding sequence ATGTTTCGACGACTTTCCTTTCTAGTTCTAATTCTTGTTCTAAATCCTGCATACAGTAAGACGCTAATGGTATTCGGTGATAGCTTAAGTGCCGGATACCAAATGCCAATCGCCAAAGCGTGGCCTTCTTTATTACCTGCTGACCTAAAGAGTAAAGGCCAAACAGTTACTGTAGTGAACGCGAGTATTTCTGGCGATACCACTGGCAATGGTTTGGCTCGCCTGCCTAACCTTCTTGAGCAACATCAGCCAGACTATGTTTTGATCGAACTTGGGGCCAACGACGGTTTACGTGGTTTTCCACCTGGGCTAGTTCAAAACAATCTAACACAGATCATACGTTTGATTAGAGAATCGGGGGCAAATCCTCTGCTGATGCAAATTCATGTCTTACCCAACTATGGCAAACGTTACACGGAAGCCTTCTCTGCCGTCTATCCCTCCGTGTCTCAATCCCTTGATATTCCTTTACTGCCATTTTTTCTTGAAGGCGTAATCATAAAGCCCGAGTGGATGATGGAAGACGGCCTCCATCCAAAACCCGAAGCACAAGCTTGGATATCGAACTTTGTTGCTGAGCAGCTAATTAATCACCTCTAA
- a CDS encoding ABC transporter ATP-binding protein, giving the protein MQTSVIKAESLSKVVSTNQEQLTILDNVSLDIKSGESVAIVGTSGAGKSTLMTLLAGLDTPSKGEVDLLGQPLHTLDDEARAAIRSESVGFVFQSFLLIPSLSALDNVTLPCLLKGEAENKQRAIELLTSVGLEHRVNHSPSQLSGGEQQRVALARAFMIEPKILFADEPTGNLDQQTASNVIKLLFDLNKQHGTTLVLVTHDQNLAQRCDRIFTMTAGQLEES; this is encoded by the coding sequence ATGCAAACATCCGTAATTAAAGCAGAATCATTATCTAAAGTAGTCTCTACTAATCAGGAACAATTAACAATCCTTGATAATGTGAGCCTAGACATAAAATCCGGCGAGAGTGTTGCGATCGTTGGTACGTCTGGCGCAGGAAAGTCGACACTGATGACACTTCTTGCTGGGCTAGATACACCATCAAAAGGTGAAGTTGACCTTTTAGGACAACCGCTCCACACCTTAGACGATGAAGCTCGAGCAGCGATACGCAGTGAATCTGTTGGCTTTGTTTTCCAAAGTTTCCTGCTCATTCCTAGCTTAAGTGCGTTAGATAACGTGACGTTACCTTGTTTACTAAAAGGCGAAGCGGAAAACAAGCAAAGGGCGATTGAGCTCCTTACGTCCGTTGGCCTGGAACATAGAGTTAACCATTCACCTTCACAGCTTTCTGGTGGTGAGCAGCAACGAGTTGCTTTAGCCCGAGCGTTTATGATTGAGCCCAAAATTCTGTTTGCAGATGAACCAACGGGTAACTTAGACCAACAAACCGCAAGTAACGTCATCAAACTGCTATTCGATTTAAATAAACAACATGGTACGACCTTAGTACTCGTGACTCATGACCAAAACTTGGCCCAGCGTTGTGACCGTATTTTCACAATGACGGCTGGGCAGTTGGAGGAGTCATAA